From Verrucomicrobia bacterium S94, the proteins below share one genomic window:
- a CDS encoding FxsA family protein has protein sequence MPLHYLLVLFIGLPVLELALLIKLHGIVGFVPTVLLVFLTGVIGAWLVRRQGVNILFKIRQEMVQGNLPAPQMIDGVMILLAGAFLVTPGLITDTAGFALLIPFIRQQIRFWLRKKLEHGMRNGYIQINVNRRNDFK, from the coding sequence ATGCCGCTGCATTATCTGCTAGTCCTTTTCATAGGATTACCCGTCCTTGAGCTAGCTCTGCTCATTAAACTGCACGGCATAGTCGGCTTTGTCCCTACCGTTCTGCTGGTCTTTCTCACCGGAGTTATCGGCGCATGGCTGGTGCGACGCCAGGGCGTGAATATTCTTTTTAAAATCCGGCAGGAAATGGTGCAGGGTAATCTGCCTGCGCCCCAGATGATAGATGGCGTCATGATTCTGCTGGCCGGTGCCTTTCTGGTGACGCCCGGACTCATCACCGACACTGCCGGTTTTGCTCTCCTTATTCCCTTTATTCGACAACAGATTCGGTTTTGGTTGCGTAAAAAGCTGGAGCACGGCATGCGCAACGGCTACATACAGATTAATGTGAACCGCCGGAACGATTTCAAATGA
- a CDS encoding KpsF/GutQ family sugar-phosphate isomerase: MDYLERAREVFDIELNGMKRVQADLDDGFVQAIDAILATIKDGAGKVVICGVGKNWHIGNKMAATFTSTGTPAVAMHPIEAMHGDFGILSERDIVLAMSYSGASDELIAVLQPVKRMGVKIIALTGQPHSPLGEYADIIVSVKVDKEACPFGMAPTTSTTATLALGDAMAMVLLDARGFKVEDYAQRHPGGAIGRTLLLRVEDVMRTGKRSATVPVGSPVKEALIAMTGAKAGCVAVVHPDNTLAGIMTDGDLRRHLIETPNLIEKPVDEVMTTNPKTLKKDQLAIDILNIYEEFNIDDLIVVDDRNRVLGAVDIQDMPKLKIL; this comes from the coding sequence TTGGATTATTTAGAGCGCGCGCGCGAAGTTTTTGATATTGAGCTCAACGGCATGAAACGGGTACAGGCGGATCTCGATGATGGATTCGTACAGGCCATCGACGCCATTCTGGCCACCATTAAAGACGGTGCCGGCAAAGTTGTGATCTGTGGAGTCGGGAAAAACTGGCACATCGGCAACAAAATGGCCGCCACCTTCACCAGTACCGGCACCCCGGCTGTGGCCATGCACCCGATCGAAGCCATGCACGGCGACTTCGGCATTCTGTCCGAGCGCGATATCGTGCTGGCCATGAGCTATTCGGGTGCGTCGGATGAACTGATCGCTGTTCTTCAGCCGGTCAAACGTATGGGGGTCAAAATCATTGCACTCACCGGCCAACCGCATTCCCCGCTGGGCGAATATGCCGACATCATTGTTTCGGTAAAAGTGGATAAGGAAGCCTGCCCCTTCGGCATGGCCCCCACCACCAGCACCACCGCCACGCTCGCCCTTGGAGACGCCATGGCCATGGTGCTGCTGGATGCTCGCGGCTTTAAAGTGGAAGATTATGCCCAGCGCCACCCCGGCGGTGCAATCGGCCGTACCCTCCTCCTTCGTGTGGAGGATGTAATGCGTACCGGAAAACGCAGCGCCACTGTTCCGGTCGGCAGTCCCGTGAAGGAGGCACTGATTGCCATGACCGGCGCCAAAGCCGGCTGCGTGGCCGTTGTTCACCCCGACAACACCCTCGCCGGCATCATGACTGACGGCGACCTGCGGCGTCATCTGATCGAAACACCGAACCTGATCGAAAAACCGGTAGATGAAGTCATGACCACCAACCCGAAAACGCTGAAAAAAGATCAGCTGGCCATCGATATTCTCAATATTTATGAAGAATTCAACATCGACGATCTGATTGTTGTCGATGATAGAAACCGCGTTCTCGGCGCCGTCGACATTCAGGATATGCCAAAATTAAAAATTCTTTAA
- the sppA gene encoding signal peptide peptidase SppA has protein sequence MNGSFTPGSAVPASRSCGYLPLRETAVFQPLEIIGSNRRGAGLWFRINWKNGVEWMSSSNGAKVGLWIVIAILALMLFGSFLANVGLTAALVSGKGGSADFDQPQDQYPEFTEVWSYGYGEKKVVRIGLQGVIMRGRQERLLGSDPDMVEQILSEIRAATLDEEVMGIVLEVDSPGGGVTPSDEIYAALENFKRADEERVILVFVRDLCASGGYYASMAGDYIMAEPTAIVGSVGVIMQTMNMKGLGDKIGLSSVTIASGENKDMLNPFEEVNPEHLALLQELVDSMQDRFSSIVMSSRGLENDDLLDGRVFNVGQALEENLIDGVGYWEDAVDKMCELLDVDDLYMVRYVREMGFWDSLFASKTPHVPSFNATLNPPRFMYLWKP, from the coding sequence ATGAATGGAAGTTTTACCCCAGGTTCCGCTGTACCTGCAAGCCGCAGCTGCGGCTACCTGCCGCTTCGTGAGACGGCTGTTTTCCAACCACTGGAAATTATTGGTTCAAATCGTCGCGGTGCTGGGCTATGGTTCAGAATAAATTGGAAAAACGGAGTGGAATGGATGTCGTCGAGTAACGGTGCAAAAGTAGGATTATGGATTGTCATTGCCATTCTGGCGTTGATGCTTTTTGGGAGTTTTCTGGCGAATGTAGGGCTGACTGCGGCGCTGGTTTCGGGGAAAGGCGGTTCGGCGGATTTTGATCAGCCGCAGGATCAATATCCCGAATTCACTGAAGTCTGGTCGTACGGTTATGGGGAAAAAAAAGTGGTCCGGATCGGTCTGCAGGGCGTCATTATGCGCGGCCGGCAGGAGCGTCTGCTGGGCTCTGATCCGGATATGGTGGAGCAGATTCTGTCCGAAATCCGCGCGGCTACGCTGGATGAAGAGGTGATGGGGATTGTGCTGGAGGTGGATTCGCCTGGGGGCGGTGTGACCCCCAGTGATGAAATTTATGCAGCGCTCGAAAATTTCAAGCGTGCTGATGAGGAGCGTGTTATTCTGGTTTTTGTTCGCGATCTGTGTGCTTCGGGTGGATATTATGCGTCCATGGCGGGTGACTATATTATGGCTGAGCCGACTGCCATCGTGGGATCGGTCGGGGTGATTATGCAGACCATGAATATGAAAGGACTGGGGGACAAGATCGGCCTCAGTTCCGTGACGATTGCGTCCGGAGAAAATAAAGACATGCTCAACCCCTTTGAAGAGGTGAATCCTGAGCATTTGGCCCTGCTGCAGGAACTGGTTGACTCAATGCAGGATCGTTTTTCTTCGATTGTGATGAGTTCGCGGGGGCTTGAAAATGATGATTTGCTGGATGGACGTGTCTTCAATGTCGGTCAGGCACTGGAGGAAAATCTGATCGATGGGGTCGGTTATTGGGAGGACGCCGTGGATAAAATGTGCGAACTGCTGGATGTGGATGATCTCTATATGGTCCGTTACGTTCGGGAAATGGGGTTCTGGGACAGTCTGTTCGCGTCGAAAACCCCGCATGTCCCCAGCTTTAATGCGACATTGAACCCTCCCCGTTTTATGTATCTTTGGAAACCCTGA
- a CDS encoding LysM peptidoglycan-binding domain-containing protein: protein MKKSFLFVVPALAVLTGCETLQTPQQRRAVQAREQAAARQTEERMYRMQGTVEAVEMENARLMKELQSLRSQVNAMNGQISSLNSKMNALDARQKKEMANLIQEVKALLRKTAASHSSSSSSSSVHRGPGREHIVESGHTLSAIAQAYGTTVKAIKQANNLKSDQIRVGQKLFIPE from the coding sequence ATGAAGAAATCTTTTTTGTTTGTGGTTCCGGCCCTTGCCGTTTTGACCGGTTGCGAAACGCTTCAGACGCCGCAGCAGCGTCGTGCTGTGCAGGCGCGCGAGCAGGCTGCCGCCCGCCAGACTGAAGAGCGCATGTATCGCATGCAGGGTACGGTAGAGGCGGTCGAAATGGAAAATGCCCGGCTGATGAAAGAGCTTCAGTCGCTGCGCAGTCAGGTGAATGCGATGAACGGTCAGATCAGCTCGCTCAACAGTAAAATGAATGCACTGGATGCGCGGCAGAAAAAAGAGATGGCCAATCTTATTCAGGAAGTGAAGGCGCTGTTGCGTAAAACTGCCGCCAGCCATTCTTCATCTTCCAGCAGTTCCTCCGTGCATCGCGGTCCCGGACGTGAGCATATTGTGGAATCCGGTCACACCCTGTCTGCAATTGCGCAGGCCTACGGAACAACGGTTAAGGCCATTAAGCAGGCGAATAATCTGAAATCCGATCAGATCCGGGTCGGCCAGAAGCTGTTTATTCCGGAATAA